AAGTTGATCCATTACAACTGATAACACTACTTAATAACAATATTTTAAAGGATAATAAGTGACACTTTTTCAACTCCTAATGCTTGGTGCCTCAGCATTTTTCGCATTTAAAATTTATGAGCACATTCAAACCCTCAAAGATCCCGAAGAAGGAAAAGTTTTTGAAGATCCTGCAGATGCAGAATTACTTGTATATCAGGGTGATGAAGAGATGCAAAAAGGGGATGCCCAAAGAGCTTTGACTATCTATCACGAAGCAAATATTAAAATGCCTCATAACCAAGAGATCCTTTTTAAAATGGGATATGCTTTAGTTGCACAAGAAAGATATGAAGAGGCATTGGAATATTATCAAGAAGCTTTAGAGCTAAACCATAAAAATTCTGCTTTACATCAAGCCATTGCAAGTGTTTATAGAAAAACAGGTGAGTTTGAGAAGGCTAAAGAGCATCTTGATTACTCATTAGAACAAGACAATGAAAATCCGATAACATATTACAATTACGGGAATTTACTCGTAGATATGCAAGAGACAGAAGCTGCAAAAGAGATGTACAAAAAAGCACTTGAACTTGACGATGAGTTTGCCGAAGCGAAAGAGGAACTGGAGAAACTGGGATGAAAGTTTTAGAAATCTATGACTTCTTAAATGAACTTTCACCGTTTGAACTACAAGAAGGATGGGATAATTCAGGACTTTTAGTGGGGGATTTTAATCATGATATTGAAGCTATAGCACTCAGTATCGATGTTGATGAAGCTTTGATAGATTCACTTGAACCAAATACACTTTTAATTACGCATCATCCAATAATTTTCGGTGGATTAAAGCAATTGGAATTTAGCAAATATCCTGCAAATTTAATTCAAAAGATGATCCAAAAAAACATCTCAAATATTGCAATGCACACAAACTTCGATCAAACGCATCTAAATGAGTATGTGGCTACAAATATCTTAGGATACGAAATAAAAGAGAAGGACGGTTTTATCGCTTATTTGGAAGTGAATGAAGATTTTGATACTTTTGCAAAAAAAGTATCAAATGCTTTTGGATTAAAATTTGCAAAATGTGTAAAATGTTCAGATGAGGTAAAAATAGCAGCACTGACAACAGGTTCAGGCTGCTCTTTGATGAGAAGTTTACATGCAGATTGTTTTTTAACAGGTGATGTAAAATATCACGATGCAATGGAAGCAAAGAGTATAAATTTATCTTTAATTGATATTGGACACTACGAAAGTGAACACTTTTTTGCAGAAATTTTAGCGAAATATTTGAAAAATTTAGGTTTAAAAGTTATAATTGCGTCATCAGAAAATCCATTTACATATATTTAAGTATGTTTTGAAGAAAAATGGTAGAAGTAAAACTCCTAAAGGACCCCAATGAATAAGCACCTTAAACAACTGATCGACCTTTCAATTGTAGACAAAGAGATCGATGCGTTTGAGCCACAGATTGAAGAAGCTAACTATAAATATGAAGCAGCATTAGCAAAAACTAAAAGTATCGAAAGCGATATTGAAAATTTAACAAACGAAATTAAAGAAGAAGAACTTAAAAAGTCAAAAAATGAACTTCATCTAAGTGAACTTTCTAACAAACTTGAAGAAAATGCAAAAAAATCTGCTGAAGTAAAAACTGAGCGTGAGATGAAATCACTTCAACTTGAAGAAGAGATTGCAAAAGAACAAATCACATTCGCAAATGAAGAG
This is a stretch of genomic DNA from Sulfurimonas sp. C5. It encodes these proteins:
- a CDS encoding tetratricopeptide repeat protein, with the protein product MTLFQLLMLGASAFFAFKIYEHIQTLKDPEEGKVFEDPADAELLVYQGDEEMQKGDAQRALTIYHEANIKMPHNQEILFKMGYALVAQERYEEALEYYQEALELNHKNSALHQAIASVYRKTGEFEKAKEHLDYSLEQDNENPITYYNYGNLLVDMQETEAAKEMYKKALELDDEFAEAKEELEKLG
- a CDS encoding Nif3-like dinuclear metal center hexameric protein, whose product is MKVLEIYDFLNELSPFELQEGWDNSGLLVGDFNHDIEAIALSIDVDEALIDSLEPNTLLITHHPIIFGGLKQLEFSKYPANLIQKMIQKNISNIAMHTNFDQTHLNEYVATNILGYEIKEKDGFIAYLEVNEDFDTFAKKVSNAFGLKFAKCVKCSDEVKIAALTTGSGCSLMRSLHADCFLTGDVKYHDAMEAKSINLSLIDIGHYESEHFFAEILAKYLKNLGLKVIIASSENPFTYI